Proteins from a genomic interval of Watersipora subatra chromosome 10, tzWatSuba1.1, whole genome shotgun sequence:
- the LOC137405796 gene encoding arylsulfatase B-like, producing MRTLAALVVLALALGIESRQTGTCKHARLDSPRDYYRDRSRRQPNIIYIMADDLGWNDVGFHNPKVITPHIDALRAKGIELTQSYMQPVCSASRSSFMTGRYPSNNGLQLLVILEESQSCLPVEHKTIFQYMKDEGYVTRQVGKWHLGYCDESCLPKARGVDEFRGINTGAADYFNWTEKGVMQKQVNGEPSIDGIGTHLTVKDTSDVRELILDHKRSREPMFMWITTTAPHDPLQNTEDMFQVHSFLDAADHEENRRRTYLGLVSALDSLVGGTMAALEEADMADNTIIVFSSDNGGATRSAAFGGQDYYANNYPLRNGKATFMEGGVRVPTVYYDPRLHPNSQGTERDFLMHVTDWLPTFVQLAKKGRKSTNFKLDGIDGKSQVANLGSTYFCSEERKYKIREDMLVALTDATNMFMSPSTCATEDAAYRWRDYKLLYGDQYYIVDPTTVPTEWKKPEESPELAEIRGDDCHREVDGQIVIRCLFNVIDDPSETTNLYDDEPELVAQLLERIEEAKMDAVKPVYRASLGISDATTMTFVDHLVPRHNYCTPSVHFPLEPTDSVCYM from the exons ATGAGAACTTTAGCAGCATTGGTAGTTTTAGCATTAGCCTTAGGAATTGAGTCTCGACAGACGGGCACATGCAAGCACGCCCGTTTAGATTCACCACGAGATTACTACAGAGACCGGTCACGACGACAGcctaatattatatacatcatgGCTGATGATCTAG GCTGGAATGATGTTGGATTCCATAATCCTAAAGTGATAACACCTCACATAGATGCACTGAGAGCCAAAGGAATTGAACTCACCCAATCATATATGCAGCCTGTATGCAGCGC GTCAAGGTCATCATTTATGACAGGGAGGTACCCCTCTAATAATGGACTTCAG CTTCTGGTGATACTAGAAGAAAGTCAGTCGTGTCTTCCAGTTGAACACAAGACCATATTCCAGTATATGAAAGATGAAGGTTATGTTACCAGACAAGTTGGAAA ATGGCACTTGGGTTACTGTGATGAAAGCTGTCTACCAAAAGCTCGTGGAGTCGATGAGTTCCGAGGGATCAATACCGGAGCAGCTGACTATTTCAACTGGA CTGAGAAAGGTGTCATGCAGAAACAGGTGAATGGTGAACCAAGTATAGATGGCATCGGCACTCATTTGACT gtcAAAGACACTAGTGATGTCAGAGAGCTCATACTTGACCATAAAAGAAGTAGAGAGCCAATGTTTATGTGGATCACTACAACAGCACCACATGACCCTCTACAG AATACAGAAGATATGTTCCAAGTACACAGTTTCTTAGATGCAGCTGATCACGAGGAAAATAGACGAAGGACATATTTAG gaTTGGTCTCAGCATTAGACAGTTTGGTTGGAGGAACAATGGCAGCTTTAGAAGAGGCTGATATGGCTGACAACACAATCATTGTGTTTTCTTCTGAC AATGGGGGTGCCACTCGCTCCGCTGCCTTTGGTGGTCAAGACTACTATGCAAACAATTACCCTCTCCGCAATGGGAAAGCAACATTCATGGAAGGAGGCGTACGTGTACCAACCGTATACTATGACCCTAGGCTACATCCTAATTCACAAGGAACTGAGAGAGACTTTTTGATGCATGTCACTGATTGGCTACCAACTTTTGTTCAACTTGCCAAAAAAGGGCGGAAATCAACCAATTTTAAACTTGATG GAATAGATGGAAAATCCCAAGTTGCTAATCTAGGATCAACATACTTCTGTTCAGAGGAGAGAAAATACAAGATAAGAGAAGACATGCTGGTAGCTCTTACAGATGCTACTAACATGTTTATGAGCCCATCAACTTGTGCCACTGAAGATGCTGCATACAG ATGGAGAGATTATAAACTACTTTATGGAGACCAATATTACATTGTGGACCCTACAACTGTCCCAACAGAGTGGAAAAAGCCAGAAGAGTCTCCAGAACTTGCAGAAATCAGAGGAGACGATTGTCACAGAGAGGTTGACGGGCAGATAGTCATCAGATGTCTTTTCAATGTAATCG ATGATCCAAGTGAAACAACTAACTTATATGATGATGAACCTGAGTTGGTAGCACAACTCCTTGAGAGAATAGAAGAAGCAAAAATGGATGCAGTGAAACCAGTTTATAGGGCTTCCCTTGGAATCAGTGATGCTACTACCATGACATTTGTGGACCACTTAGTTCCACGCCACAATTACTGTACTCCGTCTGTACACTTTCCTCTTGAACCAACTGATTCAGTATGTTATATGTAA
- the LOC137405822 gene encoding arylsulfatase B-like: MRTLAALVVLALALRIESRRTGTCKHARLDSPRDYYRDRSRRQPNIIYIMADDLGWNDVGFHNHKVITPHIDALRAKGIELTQSYMQPVCSASRSSFMTGRYPSNNGLQLLVILEESQSCLPVEHKTIFQYMKDEGYVTRQVGKWHLGYCDESCLPKARGVDEFRGINTGAADYFNWTEKGVMQKQVNGEPSIDGIGTHLTVKDTSDVRELILDHKRSREPMFMWITTTAPHDPLQNTEDMFQVHSFLDAADHEENRRRTYLGLVSALDSLVGGTMAALKEADMADNTIIVFSSDNGGATRSAAFGGQDYYANNYPLRNGKATFMEGGVRVPTVYYDPRLHPNSQGTERDFLMHVTDWLPTFVQLAKKGRKSPNFKLDGVDGKSQVANLGSTYFCSEERKYKIREDMLVALTDATNMFMNPSTCATEDAAYRWRDYKLLYGDQYYIVDPTTVPTEWKKPEESPELAEITGDDCHREVDGQIVIRCLFNVVDDPSETTNLYDDEPELVAQLLERIEEAKMDAVKPVYRASLGISDATTMTFVDHLVPRHNYCTPSVHFPLEPTDSVCYM; this comes from the exons ATGAGAACTTTAGCAGCATTGGTAGTTCTAGCATTAGCCTTAAGAATTGAGTCTCGACGGACGGGCACATGCAAGCACGCCCGTTTAGATTCACCCCGAGATTACTACAGAGACCGGTCACGACGACAGcctaatattatatacatcatgGCTGATGATCTAG GCTGGAATGACGTTGGATTCCATAATCATAAAGTGATAACACCTCACATAGATGCACTGAGAGCCAAAGGAATTGAACTTACACAGTCCTATATGCAGCCAGTATGCAGCGC gtCAAGGTCATCATTTATGACAGGAAGGTACCCCTCTAATAATGGACTTCAG cTTCTTGTGATACTAGAAGAAAGTCAGTCGTGTCTTCCAGTTGAACACAAGACCATATTCCAGTATATGAAAGATGAAGGTTATGTTACCAGACAAGTTGGAAA ATGGCACTTGGGTTACTGTGATGAAAGCTGTTTACCGAAAGCTCGTGGAGTAGATGAGTTCAGAGGGATCAATACCGGAGCAGCTGATTATTTCAACTGGA CTGAGAAAGGTGTCATGCAAAAACAGGTGAATGGTGAACCAAGTATAGATGGCATCGGCACTCATTTGACT gtcaaaGACACTAGTGATGTCAGAGAGCTCATACTTGACCATAAAAGAAGTAGAGAGCCAATGTTCATGTGGATCACTACAACAGCACCACATGACCCTCTACAG aATACAGAAGATATGTTCCAAGTACACAGTTTCCTAGATGCAGCAGACCACGAGGAAAACAGACGAAGGACATATTTAG GATTGGTGTCAGCATTAGACAGTCTAGTTGGAGGAACAATGGCAGCGTTAAAAGAGGCTGATATGGCTGACAACACAATCATTGTGTTCTCTTCTGAT AATGGGGGTGCCACTCGTTCCGCTGCCTTTGGTGGTCAAGACTACTATGCAAACAATTACCCTCTGCGCAATGGAAAAGCAACATTCATGGAAGGAGGTGTACGTGTACCAACCGTATACTATGACCCTAGGCTACATCCTAATTCACAAGGAACTGAGAGAGACTTTTTGATGCATGTCACTGATTGGCTACCGACCTTTGTTCAACTTGCCAAAAAAGGGCgaaaatcaccaaattttaagcTTGATG gAGTAGACGGTAAATCCCAAGTTGCTAATCTTGGATCAACATACTTCTGTTCAGAGGAGAGAAAGTACAAGATAAGAGAAGACATGCTGGTAGCTCTTACAGATGCTACTAACATGTTTATGAACCCATCAACTTGTGCCACTGAGGATGCTGCGTACAG ATGGAGAGATTATAAACTACTTTATGGAGACCAATATTACATTGTGGACCCTACAACTGTACCAACTGAGTGGAAAAAGCCAGAAGAGTCTCCAGAACTTGCAGAAATCACCGGAGACGATTGTCACAGAGAGGTTGACGGGCAGATAGTCATCAGATGTCTTTTCAATGTAGTAG ATGATCCGAGTGAAACAACCAACCTATATGACGATGAACCTGAGTTGGTAGCACAACTTCTCGAAAGAATAGAAGAAGCAAAAATGGATGCGGTGAAACCAGTTTATAGGGCTTCCCTTGGAATCAGTGATGCTACTACCATGACATTTGTGGACCACTTAGTTCCCCGACACAATTACTGTACTCCGTCTGTACACTTTCCTCTTGAGCCAACTGATTCAGTTTGTTATATGTAA
- the LOC137405833 gene encoding arylsulfatase B-like, protein MRTLAALVVLALALGIESRRTGTCKHARLDSPRDYYRDRSRRQPNIIYIMADDLGWNDVGFHNHKVITPHIDALRAKGIELTQSYMQPVCSASRSSFMTGRYPSNNGLQLLVILEESQSCLPVEHKTIFQYMKDEGYVTRQVGKWHLGYCDESCLPKARGVDEFRGINTGAADYFNWTEKGVMQKQVNGEPSIDGIGTHLTVKDTSDVRELILDHKRSREPMFMWITTTAPHDPLQNTEDMFQVHSFLDAADHEENRRRTYLGLVSALDSLVGGTMAALKEADMADNTIIVFSSDNGGATRSAAFGGQDYYANNYPLRNGKATFMEGGVRVPTVYYDPRLHPNSQGTERDFLMHVTDWLPTFVQLAKKGRKSPNFKLDGIDGKSQVANLGSTYFCSEERKYKIREDMLVALTDATNMFMNPSTCATEDAAYRWRDYKLLYGDQYYIVDPTTVPTEWKKPEESPELAEITGHDCHREVDGQIVIRCLFNVVDDPSETTNLYDDEPELVAQLLERIEEAKMDAVKPVYRASLGISDATTMTFVDHLVPRHNYCTPSVHFPLEPTDSVCYM, encoded by the exons ATGAGAACTTTAGCAGCATTGGTAGTTTTAGCATTAGCCTTAGGAATTGAGTCTCGACGGACGGGCACATGCAAGCACGCCCGTTTAGATTCACCACGAGATTACTACAGAGACCGGTCAAGACGACAGcctaatattatatacattatggCTGATGATTTAG GCTGGAATGACGTTGGATTCCATAATCATAAAGTGATAACACCTCACATAGATGCACTGAGAGCCAAAGGAATTGAACTTACACAGTCCTATATGCAGCCAGTATGCAGCGC GTCAAGGTCATCATTTATGACAGGGAGGTACCCCTCTAATAATGGACTTCAG CTTCTTGTGATACTAGAAGAAAGTCAGTCGTGTCTTCCAGTTGAACACAAGACCATATTCCAGTATATGAAAGATGAAGGTTATGTTACCAGACAAGTTGGAAA ATGGCACTTGGGTTACTGTGATGAAAGCTGTTTACCGAAAGCTCGTGGAGTAGATGAGTTCAGAGGGATCAATACCGGAGCAGCTGATTATTTCAACTGGA CTGAGAAAGGTGTCATGCAAAAACAGGTGAATGGTGAACCAAGTATAGATGGCATCGGCACTCATTTGACT gtcaaaGACACTAGTGATGTCAGAGAGCTCATACTTGACCATAAAAGAAGTAGAGAGCCAATGTTCATGTGGATCACTACAACAGCACCACATGACCCTCTACAG aATACAGAAGATATGTTCCAAGTACACAGTTTCCTAGATGCAGCGGACCACGAGGAAAACAGACGAAGGACATATTTAG GATTGGTGTCAGCATTAGACAGTCTAGTTGGAGGAACAATGGCAGCGTTAAAAGAGGCTGATATGGCTGACAACACAATCATTGTGTTCTCTTCTGAT AATGGGGGTGCCACTCGTTCCGCTGCCTTTGGTGGTCAAGACTACTATGCCAACAATTACCCTCTGCGCAATGGAAAAGCAACATTCATGGAAGGAGGTGTACGTGTACCAACCGTATACTATGACCCTAGGCTACATCCTAATTCACAAGGAACTGAGAGAGACTTTTTGATGCATGTAACTGATTGGCTACCGACCTTTGTTCAACTTGCCAAAAAAGGGCGAAAATCACCCAATTTTAAGCTTGATG gaATAGATGGTAAATCCCAAGTTGCTAATCTCGGATCAACATACTTTTGTTCAGAGGAGAGAAAGTACAAGATAAGAGAAGATATGCTGGTAGCTCTTACAGATGCTACTAACATGTTTATGAACCCATCAACTTGTGCCACTGAGGATGCTGCATACAG aTGGAGAGACTATAAACTACTTTATGGAGATCAGTATTACATTGTGGACCCTACAACTGTACCAACTGAGTGGAAAAAGCCAGAAGAGTCTCCAGAACTTGCAGAAATCACCGGACACGATTGTCACAGAGAGGTTGACGGGCAGATAGTCATCAGATGTCTTTTCAATGTAGTAG ATGATCCAAGTGAAACAACTAACTTATATGATGATGAACCTGAGTTGGTAGCACAACTTCTCGAAAGAATAGAAGAAGCAAAAATGGATGCAGTGAAACCAGTTTATAGGGCTTCCCTTGGAATCAGTGATGCTACTACCATGACATTTGTGGACCACTTAGTTCCACGACACAATTACTGTACTCCGTCTGTACACTTTCCTCTTGAGCCAACTGATTCAGTCTGTTATATGTAA